accccgaccgggATGGGggccccccattgtgccaggtgctgcccagaccccgaccaggatcggggccccatcctgccgggcgctgcccagaccccgaccaggatcggggccccccatcctgccgggcgctgcccagaccccgaccaggatcggggccccccatcctgccgggcgctgcccagaccccgaccaggatcggggccccccatcctgccgggcgctgcccagaccccgaccaggatcggggccccccatcctgccgggcgctgcccagaccccgaccaggatcggggccccccatcctgccgggcgctgcccagaccccgaccaggatcggggccccccatcctgccgggcgctgcccagaccccgaccaggatcggggccccccatcctgccgggcgctgcccagaccccgaccaggatcggggccccccatcctgccgggcgctgcccagaccccgaccaggatcggggccccccatcctgccgggcgctgcccagaccccgaccaggatcggggccccccatcctgccgggcgctgcccagaccccgaccaggatcggggccccccatcctgccgggcgctgcccagaccccgaccaggatcggggccccccatcctgccgggcgctgcccagaccccgaccgggATCGGGGCCCCCCAtcctgccgggcgctgcccagacccggaCCGGGATCGGGGCCCCCCGTCCTGCCGAGCGCTGCCCAGACCCGGACCGGGATCGGGGCCCCCCGtcctgccgggcgctgcccagacccggaCCGGGATCGGGGCCCCCCGtcctgccgggcgctgcccagacccggaCCGGGATCGGGGCCCCCCGtcctgccgggcgctgcccagacccggaCCGGGATCGGGGCCCCCCGtcctgccgggcgctgcccagacccggaCCGGGATCGGGGCCCCCCGtcctgccgggcgctgcccagacctcGACCGGGATCGGGCCCCCCCCCGTcctgccgggcactgcccagaccccgaccgggATCGGGGCCCCCatggtgccgggcgctgcccaggcccagaccccgaccgggatcggggcccccattgtgccgggcgctgcccagaccttACCCGGGGCCCCCGTGGTGCCGAGCAGGGAGTTGCTGGTCCCTGACCCCGCCCGGCTaatcacccccccgcccccgaacgCGCAGAGCCCCGGGGAATCCGCCCCCCCAACCCGGCTCCTGCCAAGTTACCTTCCAAGGTGCGCGCGGATCCCGCACTCGCGCCGCCGGGGGCTGGTTCCCCCTGGTCCGCTGCACCCGGATCTGCGGCGCTGGGGCCGGAGGAAGGTGTGTCTCTCCCAGACCTCAGCAATCGACTTCCCGCATCCGATCGGCCGCCCTGGGCTGATGTGGCTGCACCGGGGGAAGCCTGGCGCAGGGCCCCCCCTCCCCGCGATCCGGCGTGacgagcggggcgggggcgggtttGCAAACAGGAGTCACCGGCCCCACCTGCGGGCGGTCCGGGGCGCCGGGCACGGCGCTGCAGGGGGGCGGAGCCGGTGCACGGGGCTGGATCGCGGGGGGCCCGATCCCccgctggtgtcaatcagcatcgctccattggAGTGAGGTCTATTTACTCCACCTGAGGATCTAACCCATTGTCACAGGAGCCGCTCAACACCTGTCAGAGCTGGAGGCTCCCTGCGTGCCCAACCACAGTGCGGGACAGTTTTCGCTCcgttaggtttgtttgttttaatctcaTTCCCACTTGGGACAGCTGGAAATTTCAAAACACCTGGATTTCCAGCCGAAGATCCTGAGTTCTGATCCGCTTTGGGGGAAAAACGTCATTTTCCctctaaatacattttttaaaaagttttgaacCAACTTTTTTCCCACCGGCTCTGATGGTGATTGTTATGTTCCTGGCGTACAGATAGAGAAGTTAGACAAAAGCATAAAATCCTCTCGCAGGGCTGGTGCAATATAACACGGCTTTATTTCTCAGCATTCAGAATGAcaacacacaagaaccaaaaaaaaaagagagacaaaacaggctgctccctgcagccccgctTACCCCTTACTCTAAACCGGATCTCTGCAGACTGACAGCTACGACCAAAATTCCacgcttccctacagagccccagTCTGCCAGCAGGACCAggaagccccccacccccaaattgaAAGTGCATTTGAAACCTGTTTCAATGCACTGCAGTTATTAGCCTCAGCAAAAGGAGCTCTTGCGTCAACAACGTGCAATGAAGGGGGAAGAGAGGCTTGCTCTCGGAACAAGCAATGAGGAATTACAGACCCTTGCATCAGAACTGACCTTGCACAATGCAAAGGAGCGAGCGAGCGCAAAGCTAGAACGCAGGGGCCTTATTGGCCATGTAGTTGGCAagctgccctctctcccctggatCTCCCCAGCTCCCAATCCCTGCAAAACCCTGCCAATGACCCACCCTACTTCTAACTTCCTTCCAGCTATTCTAAAGGGCTGGCCAGCCTCCCGCCTATTCCTCAGTTCAACAGGATCCTGGGAGGAGAAATTCTCACCCCAGAGGCAGAACGCGCTAATGGATCCAGTCCGCGGGTCCCCAAATGCTCCATGAATTGCATGGCGTCTCTAAGTCCTGGAGGGCAGGGAACGGCTGCTCAGCGGAGGTGAGCGGGAGTTTTTCCACAAAAGTTTGTCCCCAATTCAAGTTCACCAAAACTTCTTGCAGGAAACAGATGCATTTTGGGGATTGACAAAGTTTGGAGGAAAACAACGCTTTGAAACGGGCAAAACACCCTGTTGGGGCATTTTCCCCCCAAGAATTCTGGTTTCCTGGTTGAGAACGACAGCTGGATTTGACAGGGTACAAAGAAATGAAAACGGTCAACGTCAAAGTGCTGTGAAACGATCCGCGTGAAACTGGCCGATGGGCCCGACGCAATTTTCCTTCCCAGCTTCCGTGAAACTTTTGGAGCTTTAAACTTTTGGTCCTGATTTGGGACGGGAAAATGATCCGCTCTCGTGAAAGTGTTTGCAAGACAGGAAATCTCTTTCCAGCCCAGCTCCTCTGCTCCGACTGACTGGTAGGGACGTCTCCGGGACCAACACCGAATGATGGATAGGCCCCTTTCCAACGCCCCACACACTTCTGCGGCCTGTGCAGGAACCCCCCCCAGCTGGTGTGGAACTGGCTTGTGGGGTGGCCAAAGCACAATGAGCTACAGTTCTCAGCTCCTGGGAGTTATGGGAGTGGAGAGCAGAcgttagagcagccccaaggctgctGTTGCTTAGAACACGGATCAGACAGGACCCAGCACACAGATAACAGCAAGGTGGCTCAATGCTACGGCTGTGTCCAACCACTTCTGGGCATGTCCCAAACACGGGGAGCAGTTAGGGGAGAATTAGGTCTCCCAGTCCAATCCCCCCTTCACTGGCTCcaacttccctcccagagctggggtgagaaCCCAACAGTCCTGGCACCCATGAGCTCTGCACTAATCACCagacccccctctcctcccacagaACCCAGGAGATCTGACTGCTGTGTCACTGCTCCATGCTGCCTCTCGGCAGCAGGGTTGTTTGCCTGGCACGTTTCACCGACGCTTGGCTCACACGCTTGTGTACATGTGCCAGCTAATGGGCCCTCCCCCAGCACCGttgcagggaaggaggggaaggggctaTGCGTGAGTGAGTTCCTCCTTCGTAACCGCCTTCCCCAGGGTCAGCTGCCGCATCCTGTTTCTGCAGAGGTCCCCCGTGAATTGGAAAGGAGCCGCGGGTTCATGCCCCTGATGGCTTGGGTGAGTCACGTTATTgtgctgggcctcagtttccccatttgtgaaacAGGGATGATACTTGCTTTGTCTATTTGTCCCCTTGGGCAGGGACTTCCCCTCATTCTGTCTGTGTGATGGCCCagtggggccccgatctcagctggcacctgtgcagcgcccagcccagcgggggccccgatctcagtccGGGTCTGTGCCGTGCCCTGTTCTCCAGTGTCATAATAAgtagtaagtgacttgcccaaggcgaCTCAGAGAGGCTGCTTCAGAGagaaaggatggcccagtggttagagcactcacctgggacttgggagaactgggtccaagtccctgctcctcccctcactccttgtgtgaccttgggcaagtcacttagcctctctgtgcctcagtttccccatgcgcACAATGGGGATAATCACCCTCAGCCATGCGGCGTTACGCCAGCTGGGGGTCCAGCCCAGTGACCCCTAATGGAGCTGTGCCCAGGATCTGGCCTCAGTGACTCCCCCACAGCACAACCCCCtttgcaccagctggggatcgggCCCCCGCTTTCCGAGCACGGAGGCTGCCAGCGCTGCTTACAGCAGGTTCAACCTCTGCAGCGTCTCTCCTCCGGCGCGAGCAGCCGGCAGCTCTGCCAGGGAGGATGAGGGATTGCTGAGCCGTCTCTCTGCGccagccctgcagtgcagccACTCCCACGCCCCGGCTGCCCGGGCACGGCTCGCCTGGCGCTGCctgaaggcagggtgctggggaACTCAAGGCCCTGGGTTGCCCAGAGGCAGGGGCAGAATGAAAGCCCCGTCCTCGGAGCCAGGCCCCGGCGGGTGGAAATGGGCGATGCTTCATTGGAGCGCAGGCAGCTATGCCACTTGGCCTCACCGGGCgtagagttgccaggtgtccgaacacccagtcgaaaagggaccctccccagccGGGTGAacatgagcgagtgagtgagggtggggggaagcgagtgacggagggaggagggatggagtgagcggggcagggcggggcctcagagaaggggcggggcaaggataCGTCCCCATATGCTCAGCTAGCACTGGGGCGGGGCCGCAGGACGCGCCTCAGGCCTGGTGCTTCTGGGCAACCTACAGCCCAGCCCCCTGGGCAAAGCACCACCCGGGGCGTCTCCGTTCTTGCTGGGCTCTTCGACGCCTCTGTCCCTGGTGGTAGTAACCCAGGCTCCCGCAGGCAGGTCCTGCTTAGTGAaatcctccagcagggggcagtgcaggAAGGCAGCGGCCTGGGCAGCAGAGGGTTACTGCCGCAGGCCAGCCAGCTACAGGGGGTTTAAGTGCAGCTCTCTGCCTTCCCTGTGGGCCCTGGGGGGAGCCCCAACCATGCCCCTGATCTGCCCCCAGACagaggctgggaccaaggggagggcagggcccttagccagccccacaccagctGGCTAAGCCCCCCATGCATGGGAGGGGGGGTCTAGGGGCCCTGTCCCATCCAGGTTAAGACTCCTTTAGGCAGCGCAAAGGGGTCTGAGCGTAACCAAGACCCAGGCTGGATTCTCCAGCAATAGCGAGGGTCCTGCTGCGATCAGGGCACGTGTCTCACTGCAAAACCAGGGGGCACCACAGAACGCTCCCCCCTCCACGTGACTCCTGTCAGCGatctcctgggctccagcaaggcAAGCCAGCAGGTCCATCCGCCCTAGCCGGCTCCAACCCGCTGCAACGCCCCAGCAGCCAATCTGCTGAAAGCCCAGCCATGCAGCAGGATCCATGCAGGGAGCCGAGGGAACACGGCACCCGGAGGGGTTTGGCGGCCGTGGGAATCGAACCGGGGAGCACCACCTCTTAAAGTGCCTGAGCTGAAAGAGCCTGCTGCTAGCCCTCAACCTCCAGCCCCCACTAGAGGCCGACAGAGCACCACAAAGTGGGCGTGGCACACACCAAATGGGCGTGGCTCACACCCAACCAATTGCAGGACTGTTGCACTAGCGCCACTCCCTTCCTCACTGGAGATCAAAGGGGGATATTTTCCCCCCACTGCAAATTTCTTCTCATCCTTGAaattttccctccaccccccaaaaaaaactggATGATAGAAAAAAAATCGAGTCTCTCCCCCATTATCAAGCCCACCCCTGTGTTTTTAAACAACGAAAGAGAAGAACTCAAACCCTCTGAGAAACACCTCCGTGAAAAATCCTTCCTTTGGGGAACCGCCCGCGAGAACGCGACTTCCCACCTTTTCCACCCAGCGATTCCTCTCGCGCCCCTTTTCCAAGCATCTCTAGGGACTGCGGATCAATGTTTTAGGGGCCGGGTGCTTCTTTGTCAATGATATGCCTGAGCTCAGCCAGAAACGATGGTGGatttcctcccccacaccctggaCGCGTATAAACTTTTAAGCAGCGACCAACCCTAGATGATCACGTACAAGGCCGGAAGGAACCACTATGCTGCACCTGGCCTCTTGGATAACTGGATTTCTGATTGTCCCTTCCGGCCATAAAATCCGTCAGTCCTTCTGGGAAGAACAAAACCCCAACGGTTTGGCCGCCGTCAGCGATCCAATCGGAGCCGGTTCTCCGGGTTGCTGCAGCCAAAATCAGTCTCAGCGGCACCAGGGGGCGCTGCACCTTGAGGTGCCGGGGCAGGGGAGAACAAGCGGTGGGGCCCTGCTATGAATCCAGCAATGCCCAATGCAGGTGCCCCAGGCGTTCTTCACATGCTCAGTTCTTGAAGTCTTCCAGCAGGCTGGGTAATGCTCAGACAACCCACGCCACCTTGTGGCCAAATGAGCACAGCCCTTGCCCTTAGCAGGTGCCAAGCTGGCCCATCGGCTGGCCTGCAGGAGTGGAGGGGAATAGGAGACGTTCTTGTCACCAGAATGTTTGCCATACcaattggaggggagggggagatacaCCAACCAGAGGGTATCATTAAAGACCCCAGAACATTTTAACTATGATGTCCCCCCCAAATTCCAGTTCAAGTTACACCTTACCCCCCTCGATCCCCACGCACCAAGGTTCGGTCGTGTTGCTGTGCGCCGCCGTGACACGCTgccccccagaggcagctgcagttcAGGGAAGACACATGGACAGCTTACAAGGCTGCTCGCAGGAAGCCCGGAGGTCCAAAGAACTCCGGTTCAGGATgcgacgggttggatcacagaaccccccctgggagctgccaactgatgtgccaagactacgtccgctcctgttttccctgccagctcaggactccagcaccctgtcttgctgagccagacattcccgtctgctccaacaaaaacccaggatctgaattacttgccccaaagctgcaggtttacctgaaaacagctcacagaagtgtgcttgtctttcgcactcagatgcccaactcccaatggggtctaaacccagataaatccgttttaccctgcataaagcttatacagggtaaactcaaattgttcgccctctataacactgatagagagatatgcacagctgtttgcccccccaggtattaatacatactctgagtaaattactaaataaaaagtgattttattaaatacagaaagtaggatttaagtggttccaagtagtaacagacagaacaaagtaagtcaccaggcaaaataaaataaaatgcgcaaatctatgtctaatcaaactgaatacagataatctcaccctcagagatgcttcagtaaattttttcctcagactggacctCTTCCAGGCCtggccatagggtgaccagacagcaaatgtgaaaaatcgggatgagggtggggggtaataggaacctatataagaaaaagacccaaaaaccgggactgtccctataaaatcaggacatctggtcaccctacctgggcacaattctttcccctggtacacctcttgttccagctccagtggtagctaggggattcttcatgatggctgtcCCTtctctctgttccacccacttatatatcttttgcataaggtgggaaccctttgtctctctctgggtttccaccccccctcactggaaaagcaccaggttaaagatggattccagttcaggtgacatgatcacatgtcactgtaagaccccaagccttcaatcctcccagcctgactcacaggaaggcttggcTGCAAACAGAGCcgtccacagtcaattgtcctggttgatgggagccattaagattccaaaccaccattaatggcccacactttgcataattacaataggccctcagagtgatatttcatattcctagtttcagatacaagagtggtacattcatacaaataggatgaccgcactcagtagattataagctttgtaatgatacaagagaccttttgcatgaagcatattccagttacatgatATTCActcattaccatatttttctaaaaccatatagactgcacaacggcACACAGCATCCACCGTCCAGGCCTGGatttttatcatttgtattacagcaaTGCCTAGGCACTGCTTTCTTGGCccagggcccccattgtgctaggcgctgcgcATGCCCCATGAAAAGAGAcggtccctcccccagagagctcGTCATCTAAATAGGACTgactgaggttttttttgttcatacctttctttccacccccacccccccccgacaAAAAATGGCTAGTTTTGTCAACACCCAAATGTCCGTTTCCAACAACCTTTTGCAGGCGTTTGGTTGAAACCAACTCCAAAAACTGCCAGTGGTTTGGGGAAAGACTTTCAGTAAAAAACCCCCcaacatttgaaaaaacaaagggaaaaaatatatagaaaaatcCAATGAAACAATAAATTCTTTCCCCCCCGGTCTAATTCCTCCCCCTTCTCCGAAAGGGGAAATAGCCAAATTCCCAGAGCAGCATTGGAAAAGTTCTAGCCCAGGTCACAAAATAGAAATCTTGACGCTCTTTCTTTTGGTGAGTTTGTAAACACATCCTTTCTGAATGGAAAACTTTAGAACAGAAAAGCAGCTCAGAGAATACGATTCTTTATTTCTATTGCAATAGCATCCGGGAGCCGCAGTCATAGACTAATACCGTTTTGTGCacggtgctgtacagacacaaatGAGCGATTTATTTCCCTCCAAAGAACCCCACTGGAAGGTGACTTTCATTGGGAGTTTTTCCCCCCTGATCAGTACAAACTGGAACGTGCTTCTCAATCTCTTTCTGCCAAGGCTCAGCAAGGAAACGGAGGGGCAGCGAGAACAGAACAGGAAGCACGAAATAGACAAGAGGACGCCGGAGCGGAGTGCCCCGTAgagccagcccaagcactgcgaGTAAATCCCACAGAGGTTCTGATAAGGGGCAGCGTCGCCTAGTCGAGCATGACTCAGAAGACCTTGGTTCTATTCTCAGCCTCTGCCACTGCCagcttggtgaccttgggcatgtcacatgcccgctctgtgcctcagtttcccctcctataTTTTGCCTGTTTCAACTAAGGTCTGGTCTAGTTGCCGTGCCGCGGGGTCCCACcgcggctgctgctgcccccgccATAGAGCTAATAACAACGAGCTCTAAGAGAGAGTGGGCATCCGTCTCCCACAGAGCCCTTTGAAAGAGCCTGGTGTGAGTGAGGCCTGGGGACCTCAGCACCGGGCAAATTTCAGTCCCCTGCTGGTTCAATGGCACATGTGAGCAGAGGCagcactgctctaaccactagaccccactcccctcccccagctggggatagaacccaggagtcctggctcccggcccccccactgctctaacccactaaaccccactcccctcccaagagTCCTGCTCCCTAGcacgcaccccctccccacctgctctaaccactagaccccaatcccctcccccagctggggatagaacccaggagtcctggctcccggcccccccactgctctaacccactagaccccactcccctcccaagagTCCTGCTCCCTAgcacgccctccctcccccacccgctctaaccactagaccccgcacccctcccagagcaggggatagaacccagggaaAAGCCCTGAGTCACCAAGTCGGTTGCATCCcgtcccacccacccacccccagcccaacaCAAACTTCCAGCTGGTGCCAGGCATGGGATACAGGCTTAGAAAGAGACACCAATCAGAACCCGGTGGGGACATGGACTTCCAAGCCCCTCGCTCAATCAAGTCCCACCTAGTGggtgggccccccccccccaaggacaatgccgccgccccctccccgcggGCAGGGCCCCCTCCTACAGGCTGCTGAGGTGCAGCGCCATGCACAGCAGGTTGACTCCGTTGCAGGCGAGGCAGACGAGGTTGCAGAGGGACGACAGCCCGTGGCGTCTGAAGAACGTCTGCCGCGCGGCCTGGTACTTGGGGTCCCTCTCCCGCAGCTGCTGGTACGTCTCGCGCCGGGCcgccagccccacctccccgccCAGGCCGTGCTCCCGCTCGATGGCCTGCAACCGGAACATGGCCGCCGTGGTGGCCGGGGACAAGCCCAGGGCGTTAacgctggccaggaggaggcagaCGAAGTAGAGAGCgccctgggggagggaagagagaaatggTTGGGATGGTGGCATGGGACACTGGgcggcaggacacctgggttctgtccccagctctgggaggagaatgGGGTCTGGCAGACTGAACGGACGAagctggagatagaacccaggcgtcctgacacccagcccccactactctaaccactagaccccactcccctcccagagctggggatagaacccaggagtcctggctcccagctcccccctgctctaaccactagactccactcccctcccagagccagtgttacctagcagctctgtgttcttggggaaccagggcgcagtacccagcctgtctgactcactaaagactttccccctcccccccccacctctgcttgagccaaaacccatcagaagaaagacttacaaagaGCATTGACAAGGCCGCGGGAGACACCCCTAAACCCCCGGAATAAGGGGGACAGGATTAAGGAAAGTCCCcgagcctcatttgcatcgaagatgggacaaggaggcacCTCCATGAGCATACAGAacagagaacagagattccaggGCAAGAACCGCcagggaactctgggaccagaaaagcagggaagcactgcatcatgggggatctctgctccagatgttaatggaCCCACGCCTGCA
The genomic region above belongs to Malaclemys terrapin pileata isolate rMalTer1 chromosome 23, rMalTer1.hap1, whole genome shotgun sequence and contains:
- the TMEM205 gene encoding transmembrane protein 205, coding for MPMEGEPSSLAKVAQLFILSLAWGMQMWVTFISGFVLIRSVSRHTFGLVQSKLFPFYFYTLVACAVLNLSIFACYHPRELLTTGETLQGALYFVCLLLASVNALGLSPATTAAMFRLQAIEREHGLGGEVGLAARRETYQQLRERDPKYQAARQTFFRRHGLSSLCNLVCLACNGVNLLCMALHLSSL